The genome window CTGGTATTCATGGCGGTATGTTCTCTCTCCCATACGACATGGGTGGTGGGATGCCTCAGCCCACTGTTCCTATTGGAGAATTGACTTCAGCTCTGGCAAATGCAACACTGGAGCAGCAGAGAACGGTACGGCGTACCAGTCTTGAGGAGTTTGCACCATCAGATAGATGATGGAAGTAATTGTGTGTTTTGGGTTCGTCTATTATTCTTCTTTTCCCTTCCTGCAGATGCTGGGGGAGAGTCTATACCCACTTGTGGATCAGCTAGAGCATGACTACTCGGCAAAGGTAACTGGCATGCTCCTTGAGATGGACCAAACTGAAGTGTTGCATCTGCTGGAATCCCCCGAGGCTTTGAAGGCCAAAGTAGCGGAGGCTATGgaggttttgaggagtgtcgctcAGCAGCACCACCAGGTGGTTTCGCCCACCGATAGGTTGGCCGCCCTGACACTGAATGATGTGGTCTCTTGAGCTGAGCTGATCCACACAGTTCTGACTCCTCGGGTGGATCTGAGTTTGTGCTTAGGCAGAGTTTTGAGTGGGATTGACTTTACGATAGAGATGATGGACTTGGTTTTTGGTTTCGTTGACCTGTTCGTGGTTTGCTACTTAACGAGACTCCTTTGTGAATCTGCTCTTTTATTTGAGACTCCTCGGTGGGAATCAACTCCCAATCTTTTCTAGCTTTGCTTTTTCCGAACCCTAggctgaggagagagagagagagagagacttaaaAGAAGAGTAATATGCTACTAAAGTTGGAAGAGAGCAACACCTAATTAATAATGACACAAATCACGTTTTAGATATGAAGGTCAATCTTTtctctataatttttttaaataaaaaattaataattttgaaGATGCAAAAGGAACGAACGTTAATAAGAAAAGAATCAGAGTGAAGGTATGATTCCCCtaatataaatcatatcaagTAAACTCAGGAAGCCCCTCTTAAAACGATACGATGCAATCACGCTGTATAAGACTTTAGCGGCTTGTTTGATACGAGTTACATCACTCACTAGAGCGATGGACTTCTTCACTTGGGTACAAGTTATAATACTCATCTGCAATGTCATGTTCGATGGGTTAGCGGCTTTAACGCCTTTGTTTATCTCGTGCAAGTGTAGGAGGACAAACAAAACAAGTAAAaagtttctgctgctgctgctttcttTCCCTTCGCCTCCTTTTTCTTTAACTTGTTTTGAAATTAAACGCATGATGCCAAAAGCGAGGCTGTGAAATTAAAGAGCCACACACCAAAGACCgcaaagcaagcaagcaagcaatagCCAAATGGCGCGGTGAAACCCCACCAATCAAGCCCCCCCTTTATATCACCACCTCCACTGCACACCCAAGACTCATTCTCCCCATCTCGAGAACGGAAGACAGATCGTTGAGACAAACTAGTAGAACAGATATCAGAGAAGCATGGAGAAGAGGAGCCACGGAGCCACCGCCAACTGCGCCTCCactctctctcctcttccctcctcttcttcttctcctgttCATCCTACTGTAGCGTTTTAGTATCATGAACAGAGCCTTCCGGTTTGTAGCAGAAGAAGAATGGCTCTTCTGTCGCTTTTGGATCATCTCTACTGCCAAGAAGACAACTTGGAGTTAGAAGATGAGCGACTAGAGTCGGTGCTGCCACTTGCAGACGACCGTGAGACCGAGCGCTACGTCCTCTTGGCGGCGGAGGCTGAGGACGAGGAGGCGTGGGCGGAGGTGCTCTGCGCCCTCGCGGCCAAAGAAGGGGAGGCTTTGGGCGACCTCGTCCCTCACGGCCGCGGCGACGACTCCTACTTGCCGTCGGCGAGGAAAGCCGCGGCGGAGTGGATCGCGCGCGCCGCAGCTACCTACGCCTTCTCCGCCCTCACGGCGGTGCTCGCCGTTAACTACCTCGACCGGTGCTTCCTCTCCTGCGCCGCGGGCGGCGGGCTGCTCCGGCTCCGGGACGGCAAGCCGTGGATGGGCCGGCTTGCCGCCATGGCGTGCCTTTCGTTGGCGGCGAAGATGGAGGAGACGCGCGACCCTTTCGTGCTCGACCTACAGGTGCCCGCGACGccggaggcggcggaggaggatgAAGGCGAGTTCGTGTTCGAGTCCAAGACCATCAGGCGGATGGAGCTTCTGGTGCTCTCCGCCCTCGGCTGGAGGATGAATCCGGTCACCCCCCTCTCCTTCATCCACCACGTCCTCCCTCGGCTCTTCTCAAAGGCCGAAAACGCCGACTCCCCGGCTACCGCCATTGCCGTCCGAATCCAAACGGTGGTGAGGAGGAGCGAAGCGGCTCTTCTCTCCGTAATAGCCGGTAGGTTGTCGTCAAAATGCGAGCTTTACATGAAGGTTTCGATCTCTTCATGCCACCATGTCCTTAAAACCCTGCTTTGTGCGTCGAAAAGATAGGAGATGGGTCCAATATCCTGCATCAGTCTGGGCATCGGCTGCGCTGCTCCGGGCTACGGTGCCCGTTGACGGAGACGTCGCAGCTGTAGATTCTCAAGGAATCCACCACCTCGTTGCCC of Musa acuminata AAA Group cultivar baxijiao chromosome BXJ1-7, Cavendish_Baxijiao_AAA, whole genome shotgun sequence contains these proteins:
- the LOC135678327 gene encoding cyclin-D3-2-like, which encodes MALLSLLDHLYCQEDNLELEDERLESVLPLADDRETERYVLLAAEAEDEEAWAEVLCALAAKEGEALGDLVPHGRGDDSYLPSARKAAAEWIARAAATYAFSALTAVLAVNYLDRCFLSCAAGGGLLRLRDGKPWMGRLAAMACLSLAAKMEETRDPFVLDLQVPATPEAAEEDEGEFVFESKTIRRMELLVLSALGWRMNPVTPLSFIHHVLPRLFSKAENADSPATAIAVRIQTVVRRSEAALLSVIADRRWVQYPASVWASAALLRATVPVDGDVAAVDSQGIHHLVALLNAPKEKVEECYQLLVESVRAGVVGHKRKHSSSASCYCSSPRSPSGVIGSCFSCGSPCDSWAAWPPSPPPSSPGAAPPFKRPSGNTTTKSFVVDGVESVSI